One segment of Pseudomonas sp. FP2196 DNA contains the following:
- a CDS encoding FadR/GntR family transcriptional regulator, which translates to MNSISRAVPEVALQAIRKLITEQGFGAGDALPSQRDLALQLGVSRASLREALSSLSALGVVSIQPGKGVFVQSPVELSRGENAPGWSFAAQASPLDIFQLRYALEGFAAGLAAVTLSTFDLDALEDNVAAMREQLKAGDFEAAAKLDFEFHRRILLASGNQAMLSILTASAEIFLESQKLPFIRAERAMETWQEHRKILRALARRASGAAQKAMQEHVRNAALRTGIAFIAPATA; encoded by the coding sequence ATGAACTCGATCTCCCGCGCCGTACCCGAAGTGGCGCTACAAGCGATCCGCAAACTGATCACCGAACAGGGGTTCGGCGCGGGCGATGCTTTGCCGTCGCAACGGGATCTGGCGTTGCAGTTGGGTGTCAGCCGGGCCTCGCTGCGTGAAGCACTGTCATCGCTGAGTGCGCTGGGGGTGGTGAGCATTCAGCCGGGTAAAGGTGTTTTCGTGCAGTCGCCGGTGGAATTGTCGCGCGGTGAGAACGCGCCGGGCTGGTCGTTCGCAGCGCAGGCGTCGCCGCTGGATATCTTTCAATTGCGCTATGCGCTGGAGGGCTTTGCGGCGGGGCTGGCGGCGGTAACGTTGAGCACGTTTGATCTGGATGCGCTGGAAGACAACGTCGCGGCGATGCGCGAGCAACTGAAGGCCGGTGACTTCGAGGCGGCGGCGAAGCTGGATTTCGAATTCCACCGGCGAATCCTGCTGGCCAGCGGCAATCAGGCGATGCTCAGCATCCTCACCGCCAGCGCGGAAATCTTTCTGGAAAGCCAGAAACTACCGTTCATCCGCGCCGAGCGCGCCATGGAAACCTGGCAGGAACACCGCAAGATCCTTCGTGCTTTGGCCCGCCGAGCCTCCGGTGCTGCGCAAAAAGCCATGCAGGAACACGTGCGCAACGCCGCGCTGCGCACCGGGATTGCCTTCATCGCCCCCGCCACGGCTTGA
- a CDS encoding CDP-6-deoxy-delta-3,4-glucoseen reductase, protein MRVTLQPSGAVLEIQPGERILDGARRLGYDCPQSCRNGNCHVCAALLVEGRVEQAGKVHDHGEFYTCIAEPLEDCILLWDGVLALGELPVRSLSCQVIECRDVGGDTWRVRLRAPAGKPPRYHAGQYLMIERESGEKSAFSMASAPHGGRDLEIHVLAREASALSLIEQLQRNAMVRVELPFGDTHLAELPDGPLVLIAAGTGMGQIHSLIEHCRANGFKHPVHLYWGVRRPEDFYDIEHWDEWLKLPNLFLHKVVSDQCGWEGRCGMLHEAVCEDFPDLKPLHVYASGSPAMVYGTLDALVEAGMDAHQMRADVFAYAPRG, encoded by the coding sequence ATGCGTGTAACCCTGCAGCCCTCCGGAGCGGTGCTTGAAATACAGCCCGGCGAGCGGATTCTCGATGGTGCGCGGCGCCTGGGCTACGACTGCCCGCAAAGCTGCCGCAACGGCAATTGCCACGTGTGTGCGGCGCTGCTGGTGGAAGGCCGGGTCGAACAGGCTGGCAAGGTGCATGACCACGGCGAGTTCTACACTTGCATAGCCGAGCCGCTGGAAGACTGCATCCTGTTGTGGGATGGCGTACTCGCGTTGGGAGAACTGCCGGTGCGCAGCCTGTCGTGTCAGGTCATCGAATGCCGGGACGTGGGTGGCGACACCTGGCGTGTGCGTCTGCGCGCCCCGGCCGGTAAACCGCCGCGCTATCACGCCGGGCAGTATTTGATGATCGAGCGCGAGAGCGGCGAGAAATCGGCGTTCTCCATGGCCTCGGCCCCGCACGGTGGACGCGACCTGGAAATCCACGTGCTGGCGCGCGAAGCCAGTGCGTTGAGCCTGATCGAACAGCTGCAACGCAACGCAATGGTGCGCGTCGAGCTGCCGTTCGGCGACACCCACCTTGCGGAACTGCCTGACGGGCCACTGGTGCTGATCGCCGCTGGAACGGGCATGGGCCAGATTCACAGCCTGATCGAACATTGCCGCGCCAATGGCTTCAAGCATCCCGTGCATCTGTACTGGGGCGTGCGCCGTCCGGAAGATTTCTATGACATCGAACATTGGGACGAGTGGCTGAAGCTGCCCAATCTGTTCCTGCACAAAGTCGTCAGCGACCAATGCGGCTGGGAAGGGCGCTGCGGCATGCTGCACGAGGCGGTCTGCGAAGACTTCCCTGATCTCAAGCCTCTGCACGTCTACGCCAGCGGCTCGCCGGCCATGGTCTACGGCACGCTGGATGCGCTGGTGGAGGCGGGGATGGATGCTCATCAAATGCGTGCGGACGTATTCGCTTACGCACCGCGCGGTTAA
- the rho gene encoding transcription termination factor Rho, with amino-acid sequence MNLTELKQKPITELLELAEQMGIENMARSRKQDVIFSLLKKHAKSGEEISGDGVLEILQDGFGFLRSADASYLAGPDDIYVSPSQIRRFNLRTGDTIVGKIRPPKEGERYFALLKVDTINFDRPENAKNKILFENLTPLFPTVRMKMEAGNGSTEDLTGRVIDLCAPIGKGQRGLIVAPPKAGKTIMLQNIAANIARNNPEVHLIVLLIDERPEEVTEMQRTVRGEVVASTFDEPPTRHVQVAEMVIEKAKRLVEHKKDVVILLDSITRLARAYNTVIPSSGKVLTGGVDAHALEKPKRFFGAARNIEEGGSLTIIATALVETGSKMDEVIYEEFKGTGNMELPLDRKIAEKRVFPAININRSGTRREELLTADDELQRMWILRKLLHPMDEVAAIEFLVDKLKTTKTNDEFFLSMKRK; translated from the coding sequence ATGAATCTGACTGAACTCAAGCAAAAGCCGATTACCGAACTGCTCGAATTGGCCGAACAGATGGGCATAGAAAATATGGCCCGTTCGCGCAAGCAGGACGTGATTTTCTCCCTGCTGAAAAAGCACGCGAAAAGCGGCGAGGAAATCTCCGGTGATGGCGTGCTGGAGATTCTCCAGGACGGCTTCGGCTTCCTGCGCTCCGCTGACGCTTCCTACCTGGCCGGCCCTGACGACATTTACGTCTCGCCAAGCCAGATCCGCCGTTTCAACTTGCGCACCGGTGACACCATCGTTGGCAAGATTCGCCCTCCGAAGGAAGGCGAGCGGTATTTCGCCCTGCTCAAGGTCGACACGATCAACTTCGATCGTCCTGAGAACGCGAAAAACAAGATTCTCTTCGAGAACCTGACCCCGCTGTTCCCGACCGTGCGCATGAAGATGGAAGCCGGCAACGGTTCCACCGAAGACTTGACCGGTCGTGTGATCGACCTGTGCGCCCCGATCGGCAAAGGCCAGCGTGGTCTGATCGTTGCTCCGCCGAAAGCCGGTAAAACGATCATGCTGCAAAACATCGCAGCGAACATCGCCCGTAACAACCCTGAAGTTCACCTGATCGTATTGCTGATCGACGAACGTCCGGAAGAAGTGACCGAAATGCAGCGCACCGTGCGCGGCGAAGTGGTTGCCTCGACCTTCGACGAGCCGCCGACCCGTCACGTACAGGTGGCCGAAATGGTGATCGAGAAGGCCAAGCGCCTGGTCGAACACAAGAAAGACGTGGTGATCCTGCTCGACTCCATCACCCGTCTGGCCCGTGCCTACAACACCGTGATCCCGAGCTCCGGCAAGGTATTGACCGGTGGTGTTGACGCCCACGCCCTGGAGAAACCGAAACGTTTCTTCGGCGCTGCGCGCAACATCGAAGAAGGCGGCTCGCTGACCATTATCGCCACCGCGCTGGTTGAAACCGGCTCGAAAATGGACGAAGTGATCTACGAAGAGTTCAAGGGTACCGGCAACATGGAACTGCCTCTGGATCGCAAGATCGCCGAGAAGCGTGTGTTCCCGGCCATCAACATCAACCGCTCCGGCACCCGCCGCGAAGAGTTGCTGACCGCCGACGACGAACTGCAGCGTATGTGGATCCTGCGCAAGCTGCTGCACCCGATGGACGAAGTAGCTGCCATCGAGTTCCTGGTCGACAAGCTGAAGACGACCAAGACCAACGACGAGTTCTTCTTGTCGATGAAACGCAAGTAA
- a CDS encoding acyltransferase family protein: MHTFGNRRDIDGLRALAVIPVVLFHFGFNTFSGGFVGVDVFFVISGFLITTILFREISAQRFSFLDFWGRRARRILPALTVVVVVTLALGWLLLTAKDLAELGRTIRYQSLFISNILFMREDGYFAPASELKPLLHTWSLAVEEQYYIFFPLLMVLMMRYVRHWRWMLFAVLLVSFGLNIVYIERRPEFAFFSLPTRAWELLCGAMLAVMPAPKQAVQPWLRQSVGLAGLAAVLAAIFMFDRSTVFPGWAALLPVLGTTALIWSGAQGATWTGRLLSVSALVWIGLLSYSLYLWHWPVYVYANAISIDGIQPLEALGWMALALGLAWLSLRYIELPFREKRVFASRNSVLVGGLVSITLLAITGSVIRSADGVPQRLTGKALEYAQSREWNAGQSKCMHLSTDKALTKSCLVGGDQNIAATKMFWGDSHAAALLPAIEGNAGHNVQSVWLYSLTGCPPIIDDHLRPQCKDFNQRNMDRVTSLGIKDVVLAANWSLYVYGREDGDGDLQFLLDRKDNPRQAEQRMAAAIKAQVAELREAGVQVWLFKEVPLQHKSFIDRLTSLARIGRSAEGLGRPLNEHLARQQFFTSLFGSMSAADSGVHVIDPTPLMCKDGLCAIDVDGHSQYKDADHLSDVGSARLSPLFAPLLLGASQN; the protein is encoded by the coding sequence ATGCATACGTTTGGTAATCGCCGTGATATCGACGGATTACGGGCACTGGCGGTTATTCCCGTGGTGCTGTTTCATTTCGGATTCAATACATTCAGTGGCGGCTTTGTCGGGGTTGACGTCTTTTTCGTCATCTCCGGCTTCCTGATCACCACCATCCTGTTCCGTGAAATCAGCGCGCAGCGTTTCAGCTTTCTGGATTTTTGGGGGCGTCGCGCCCGCCGTATCCTGCCGGCCTTGACCGTCGTGGTGGTGGTGACGCTGGCGCTGGGCTGGCTGTTGCTGACGGCCAAAGACCTTGCCGAACTCGGGCGTACGATTCGCTACCAGTCGTTGTTCATCTCCAACATCCTGTTCATGCGTGAGGACGGCTACTTCGCCCCTGCTTCGGAACTCAAGCCGCTGCTGCACACCTGGTCGCTGGCGGTGGAGGAGCAGTACTACATCTTCTTCCCGCTTTTGATGGTGTTGATGATGCGGTATGTCCGCCACTGGCGCTGGATGCTGTTCGCCGTGCTGCTGGTGTCGTTCGGCCTGAACATCGTTTATATCGAGCGCCGACCCGAATTCGCGTTTTTCTCGCTGCCGACCCGCGCCTGGGAGTTGCTGTGCGGCGCGATGTTGGCGGTGATGCCCGCCCCGAAACAGGCCGTACAGCCATGGCTGCGTCAGTCTGTCGGACTGGCCGGACTGGCTGCTGTGCTGGCGGCAATCTTCATGTTTGACCGGTCCACGGTATTTCCGGGCTGGGCAGCATTGCTACCGGTATTGGGCACGACGGCGCTGATCTGGTCCGGCGCGCAGGGCGCGACCTGGACGGGTCGGCTACTGAGTGTGAGTGCTCTGGTGTGGATCGGCCTGCTTTCCTATTCCCTTTACCTGTGGCATTGGCCGGTCTACGTGTATGCCAACGCGATCTCCATCGACGGCATCCAGCCGCTGGAGGCTCTCGGCTGGATGGCCCTGGCACTTGGTCTGGCATGGCTGAGCCTGCGCTATATCGAACTGCCGTTTCGTGAGAAGCGTGTGTTCGCCAGCCGTAATTCGGTATTGGTCGGTGGTTTGGTGTCGATCACGCTTCTGGCCATTACCGGGTCGGTGATTCGCTCGGCAGACGGTGTTCCGCAGCGTCTGACCGGCAAGGCGCTGGAATACGCGCAATCGCGAGAGTGGAACGCCGGGCAGTCGAAGTGCATGCATCTGAGCACGGACAAGGCACTGACCAAATCCTGCCTTGTGGGTGGCGATCAGAATATTGCAGCGACAAAAATGTTTTGGGGCGACAGTCACGCCGCTGCGTTGTTGCCGGCCATCGAAGGCAATGCCGGGCACAATGTGCAGTCGGTGTGGTTGTACAGCTTGACCGGCTGCCCACCGATCATTGATGACCACTTGCGCCCGCAGTGCAAAGACTTCAACCAGCGCAACATGGACCGTGTCACCAGCCTGGGGATCAAGGACGTGGTGCTGGCAGCGAACTGGAGCCTGTACGTTTATGGTCGTGAAGACGGCGACGGCGATCTGCAGTTCCTGCTTGATCGCAAAGACAATCCACGTCAGGCAGAGCAGCGCATGGCCGCCGCCATCAAGGCGCAAGTAGCCGAGCTGCGTGAAGCCGGTGTGCAAGTCTGGCTGTTCAAAGAAGTGCCGCTGCAACACAAGAGCTTCATCGACCGGCTGACAAGCCTGGCGCGCATCGGCCGTTCGGCAGAAGGTCTCGGTCGTCCGCTCAACGAGCACTTGGCTCGTCAGCAGTTTTTCACTTCGCTGTTCGGGTCAATGAGCGCCGCCGATTCCGGCGTGCATGTCATCGATCCGACGCCGTTGATGTGTAAGGACGGCTTGTGCGCCATCGATGTCGACGGCCACTCTCAGTACAAGGATGCTGATCATCTTTCGGACGTGGGCAGTGCCCGACTGAGCCCGTTGTTTGCGCCGTTGCTGTTGGGTGCTAGTCAAAATTGA
- the glpT gene encoding glycerol-3-phosphate transporter, protein MFAFFRPAAHQAPLPEEKIDSTYRRLRWQIFAGIFFGYAGYYLLRKNFSLAMPYLIDEGYSRGDLGLAMSAIAIAYGLSKFLMGLVSDRSNPRYFLPFGLLVSAGVMFIFGFAPWATSSVTMMFILLFINGWAQGMGWPPSGRTMVHWWSQKERGGVVSVWNVAHNVGGGLIGPLFLLGMGLFNDWHAAFYVPAAVALGVAVFAFITMRDTPQSVGLPPIEKYKNDYPEGYDASHEDEFSAKEIFVKYVLRNKMLWYIAMANVFVYLLRYGVLDWAPTYLKEAKGFTVDKTSWAYFFYEWAGIPGTLLCGWMSDKIFRGNRGLTGMVFMALVTVATLVYWLNPAGNPTVDMIALFSIGFLIYGPVMLIGLQALELAPKKAAGTAAGFTGLFGYLGGSVAASAAMGYTVDHFGWDGGFVLLVGACLLAMAFLAPTLWHKQVASQSREAVA, encoded by the coding sequence ATGTTTGCTTTCTTTCGTCCTGCCGCGCATCAGGCTCCATTGCCTGAAGAAAAAATAGACAGCACTTATCGGCGCCTGCGTTGGCAGATCTTCGCCGGTATCTTCTTTGGCTATGCGGGTTATTACCTGCTGCGCAAAAACTTCTCCCTGGCCATGCCGTACCTGATCGACGAAGGCTACAGCCGCGGTGATCTGGGTCTGGCGATGTCGGCCATTGCCATCGCGTATGGCTTGTCGAAATTCCTCATGGGCCTGGTCTCCGACCGCTCCAACCCGCGTTACTTCCTGCCGTTCGGCCTGTTGGTATCGGCCGGGGTAATGTTCATTTTCGGTTTCGCGCCGTGGGCGACGTCCAGCGTGACCATGATGTTCATTCTGCTGTTCATCAACGGCTGGGCCCAAGGCATGGGCTGGCCGCCGAGCGGACGCACCATGGTGCACTGGTGGTCGCAGAAGGAACGCGGTGGCGTGGTGTCGGTGTGGAACGTGGCACATAACGTCGGCGGTGGCCTGATCGGCCCGCTGTTCCTGCTCGGCATGGGCCTGTTCAACGACTGGCACGCGGCATTCTACGTACCGGCAGCGGTGGCGCTGGGTGTGGCGGTGTTTGCCTTCATCACCATGCGCGACACCCCGCAATCGGTCGGCCTGCCGCCGATCGAGAAGTACAAGAACGACTACCCGGAAGGCTACGACGCCAGCCACGAAGACGAATTCAGCGCCAAGGAAATCTTCGTCAAATACGTGCTGCGCAACAAAATGCTCTGGTACATCGCCATGGCCAACGTCTTCGTCTACCTGCTGCGCTACGGCGTACTGGACTGGGCGCCGACCTATCTCAAGGAAGCCAAGGGTTTCACCGTGGATAAAACCTCGTGGGCCTATTTCTTCTACGAGTGGGCGGGCATTCCGGGCACGCTGCTGTGCGGCTGGATGTCGGACAAGATCTTCCGTGGCAACCGTGGCCTGACCGGCATGGTGTTCATGGCGCTGGTGACTGTCGCGACCCTGGTTTACTGGCTGAACCCGGCCGGCAACCCGACCGTCGACATGATCGCGCTATTCTCCATCGGCTTCCTGATCTACGGCCCGGTGATGCTGATCGGCCTGCAAGCGTTGGAACTGGCACCGAAAAAAGCCGCCGGCACAGCCGCAGGCTTCACTGGTCTGTTCGGTTATCTGGGCGGTTCGGTCGCGGCCAGTGCAGCCATGGGCTACACCGTCGACCATTTCGGCTGGGACGGCGGGTTCGTGCTGCTGGTCGGCGCCTGCCTGTTGGCGATGGCCTTCCTCGCTCCGACGCTATGGCACAAGCAAGTCGCCAGTCAGAGCCGCGAAGCCGTCGCCTGA
- the trxA gene encoding thioredoxin TrxA, producing MSSDLIKHVSDASFEADVLKAEGAVLVDYWAEWCGPCKMIAPVLDEIAETYKGKLTVAKLNIDENQETPAKHGVRGIPTLMLFKNGNVEATKVGALSKSQLAAFLDANI from the coding sequence ATGAGCAGCGATCTTATCAAACACGTTAGCGACGCTAGTTTCGAAGCCGACGTACTCAAGGCCGAAGGCGCTGTACTGGTCGACTACTGGGCTGAATGGTGCGGCCCTTGCAAAATGATCGCTCCGGTTCTGGACGAGATTGCCGAGACTTACAAAGGCAAGCTGACCGTTGCCAAACTGAACATCGACGAGAACCAGGAAACCCCGGCCAAGCACGGCGTGCGTGGTATCCCTACTCTGATGCTGTTCAAGAACGGCAACGTTGAAGCGACCAAAGTCGGCGCCCTGTCGAAGTCGCAACTGGCTGCTTTCCTCGACGCCAACATCTAA
- a CDS encoding amino acid ABC transporter permease: protein MAYQFDFMPVVQNTDLLLRGALFTLELTAIGAVLGVGVGIVGALVRAWNIRPFSAIFGVYVELIRNTPFLVQLFFIFFGLPSLGVQISEWQAAVLAMVINLGAYSTEIIRAGIQAIPKGQLEAAAALAMSRFEAFRHVVLLPALGKVWPALSSQIIIVMLGSAVCSQIATEELSFAANFIQSRNFRAFETYALTTLIYLCMALLIRQLLNWLGRRYISRSSQ, encoded by the coding sequence ATGGCTTATCAGTTCGATTTCATGCCGGTGGTGCAGAACACCGACCTGCTGCTGCGCGGGGCATTGTTTACCCTTGAGCTGACGGCCATCGGCGCGGTGCTCGGGGTGGGCGTGGGTATCGTCGGGGCGTTGGTGCGGGCATGGAACATTCGCCCGTTCTCGGCGATCTTCGGCGTCTACGTCGAGTTGATCCGCAACACGCCGTTTCTGGTGCAACTGTTCTTCATTTTCTTCGGTCTGCCGTCGCTTGGCGTGCAGATTTCCGAGTGGCAGGCGGCGGTGCTGGCGATGGTGATCAACCTCGGCGCGTATTCGACCGAGATCATCCGTGCCGGCATTCAGGCGATCCCGAAAGGCCAACTGGAGGCCGCTGCGGCGCTGGCGATGAGCCGCTTCGAGGCGTTCCGCCACGTGGTGCTGCTGCCAGCGCTGGGCAAAGTCTGGCCGGCCCTGAGCAGCCAGATCATCATCGTCATGCTCGGCTCGGCGGTGTGTTCGCAGATCGCCACCGAAGAGTTGAGCTTTGCTGCCAACTTCATTCAGTCGCGCAACTTCCGCGCCTTTGAAACCTACGCGCTGACCACGCTGATCTACCTGTGCATGGCGCTACTGATCCGCCAACTGCTCAACTGGCTCGGTCGCCGCTACATTTCCAGGAGCAGCCAATGA
- a CDS encoding transporter substrate-binding domain-containing protein: MTQRYSALLASLFAGLLLCQAPAHADGLDDVVKRGTLKVAVPQDFPPFGSVGPDMKPRGLDIDTAKLLADQLKVKLELTPVNSTNRIPFLTTGKVDLVISSLGKNPEREKVIDFSRAYAPFYLAVFGPPDAAITSLDDLKGKTISVTRGAIEDIELSKVAPEGVTIKRFEDNNSTIAAYLAGQVDLIASGNVVMVAISEKNPKRVPALKVKLKDSPVYVGVNKNEAALLTKVNDILNTAKADGALEKNSQTWLKEPLPADL; this comes from the coding sequence ATGACCCAGCGTTACAGTGCCCTCCTCGCTTCTCTGTTTGCCGGCCTGCTGCTGTGCCAGGCTCCCGCCCACGCCGACGGTCTGGACGACGTGGTCAAACGCGGCACGTTGAAAGTCGCCGTGCCTCAGGACTTCCCGCCGTTCGGCTCGGTCGGCCCGGACATGAAACCCCGTGGCCTGGACATCGACACGGCGAAACTGCTGGCCGATCAATTGAAGGTCAAACTTGAACTGACCCCGGTCAACAGCACCAACCGCATTCCGTTCCTGACCACCGGCAAGGTCGATCTGGTGATTTCCAGCCTCGGCAAGAACCCGGAGCGTGAGAAAGTCATCGATTTCTCCCGCGCCTACGCGCCGTTCTATCTCGCGGTATTCGGTCCACCGGACGCGGCGATCACCAGCCTCGATGACCTCAAAGGCAAAACCATCAGCGTCACCCGTGGCGCCATCGAAGACATCGAATTGAGCAAAGTCGCCCCCGAAGGCGTGACCATCAAGCGCTTCGAAGACAACAACTCGACCATCGCCGCTTACCTCGCCGGCCAGGTCGATCTGATCGCCAGTGGCAACGTGGTCATGGTTGCGATCAGCGAGAAGAACCCGAAGCGTGTGCCGGCCCTGAAAGTGAAGCTCAAGGACTCGCCGGTCTATGTCGGCGTGAACAAGAACGAAGCGGCGCTGCTGACCAAGGTCAACGACATCCTGAACACAGCCAAGGCTGACGGCGCACTGGAAAAGAACTCGCAGACCTGGCTGAAAGAGCCGCTGCCGGCCGATCTCTGA
- a CDS encoding gamma-glutamylcyclotransferase, protein MSAIENAFLNLNYPPRLDLGPQLTHEQLLASMQSTMARHKGGPVWLFAYGSLIWRPECSAVERVRGRVHGYHRGLYLWSHEHRGTPEMPGLVFGLDRGGSCSGFAYRLPEDNLDSALYALWKREMPVPSYRPHWLNCRLEDGTQVQALGFVLERHLPSYAGNLPDHVLSQVFESARGRYGTTRDYVEQTAHALRSHAMPDRNLEARLKRCQSQADQATASRL, encoded by the coding sequence ATGAGCGCCATTGAAAACGCTTTTCTGAATCTGAATTACCCTCCGCGGCTCGATCTTGGGCCGCAGCTGACGCACGAACAACTTCTCGCTTCCATGCAGTCGACCATGGCGCGCCACAAGGGCGGGCCGGTGTGGCTGTTCGCCTACGGGTCGCTGATCTGGCGGCCGGAATGCTCCGCCGTGGAACGAGTGCGCGGTCGGGTGCATGGCTATCATCGCGGTTTGTACCTGTGGTCGCACGAGCACCGGGGTACGCCGGAAATGCCGGGGCTGGTCTTCGGTCTGGATCGTGGCGGTTCGTGCAGCGGCTTCGCCTACCGGTTGCCGGAAGACAATCTCGATAGCGCGCTGTATGCCCTGTGGAAACGCGAGATGCCGGTGCCGTCGTATCGGCCGCACTGGCTCAACTGCCGGCTCGAAGATGGCACTCAGGTGCAGGCGTTAGGATTTGTTTTGGAGCGACACCTGCCCAGCTATGCCGGCAACTTGCCGGATCATGTGCTGAGCCAGGTGTTCGAAAGCGCAAGAGGGCGTTACGGCACCACTCGCGATTATGTCGAGCAAACCGCCCACGCCCTGCGCAGCCACGCCATGCCAGACCGGAATCTGGAGGCGCGGCTCAAGCGCTGTCAGTCACAAGCCGATCAGGCGACGGCTTCGCGGCTCTGA
- the ubiD gene encoding 4-hydroxy-3-polyprenylbenzoate decarboxylase, producing the protein MKFKDLRDFVQQLEQRGELKRIQIPVSPVLEMTEVCDRTLRAKGPALLFEKPTGYDIPVLGNLFGTPERVAMGMGAESVSELREIGKLLAFLKEPEPPKGLKDAWSKLPIFRKIISMAPKVVKDAVCQEVVIEGDDVDLAMLPVQTCWPGDVGPLITWGLTVTKGPNKERQNLGIYRQQVIARNKVIMRWLSHRGGALDYREWCEKHPGQPFPVSVALGADPATILGAVTPVPDSLSEYAFAGLLRGNRTELVKCRGNDLQVPATAEIILEGVIHPGEMADEGPYGDHTGYYNEVDSFPVFTVERITHRIKPIYHSTYTGRPPDEPAILGVALNEVFVPILQKQFPEITDFYLPPEGCSYRMAIVTMKKSYPGHAKRVMLGVWSFLRQFMYTKFVIVCDDDINARDWNDVIWAITTRMDPKRDTVMIDNTPIDYLDFASPVSGLGSKMGLDATHKWPGETTREWGRVIVKDDAVTQRIDAIWNQLGID; encoded by the coding sequence ATGAAATTCAAGGATCTTCGGGATTTCGTGCAGCAGCTTGAGCAGCGCGGAGAGTTGAAACGCATCCAGATTCCCGTTTCGCCGGTGCTGGAGATGACCGAGGTGTGCGACCGCACGCTGCGGGCCAAGGGCCCGGCGCTGCTGTTCGAGAAGCCGACAGGCTACGACATCCCGGTGCTCGGCAACCTGTTCGGCACCCCCGAGCGGGTAGCCATGGGGATGGGCGCCGAGTCGGTCAGCGAACTGCGCGAAATCGGCAAACTGCTGGCCTTCCTCAAGGAGCCGGAGCCGCCGAAGGGCTTGAAAGACGCGTGGTCGAAACTGCCGATCTTCCGCAAAATCATCTCGATGGCGCCGAAAGTCGTCAAAGACGCGGTGTGCCAGGAAGTGGTCATCGAAGGCGACGACGTCGATCTGGCCATGCTGCCGGTGCAGACCTGCTGGCCGGGCGACGTCGGCCCGCTGATCACCTGGGGCCTGACTGTCACCAAAGGCCCGAACAAAGAGCGGCAGAACCTCGGCATCTACCGTCAGCAAGTGATCGCCCGCAACAAGGTGATCATGCGCTGGCTCAGCCACCGAGGTGGCGCGCTGGACTATCGCGAATGGTGCGAGAAGCACCCGGGCCAGCCGTTCCCCGTGTCCGTCGCCCTCGGTGCGGATCCGGCGACCATTCTCGGCGCCGTGACGCCAGTGCCGGACAGCCTTTCCGAATACGCTTTCGCCGGTCTCTTGCGCGGCAACCGCACCGAACTGGTCAAGTGCCGTGGCAATGACCTGCAAGTGCCGGCCACTGCCGAGATCATCCTCGAAGGCGTGATCCACCCGGGCGAAATGGCCGATGAAGGCCCTTACGGCGATCACACCGGTTACTACAACGAAGTCGACAGCTTCCCGGTGTTCACCGTCGAGCGCATCACCCACCGGATCAAGCCGATCTATCACAGCACCTACACCGGCCGTCCGCCGGATGAGCCGGCGATCCTGGGCGTGGCGTTGAACGAAGTGTTCGTGCCGATTCTGCAGAAGCAGTTCCCGGAGATCACCGACTTCTATCTGCCGCCGGAAGGCTGCTCGTACCGCATGGCCATTGTGACCATGAAAAAATCTTATCCGGGGCATGCCAAGCGCGTGATGCTGGGTGTCTGGTCGTTTTTGCGACAGTTCATGTACACCAAGTTCGTTATTGTCTGTGACGACGATATCAACGCCCGGGACTGGAACGATGTGATCTGGGCCATCACCACGCGCATGGACCCCAAGCGCGACACGGTGATGATCGACAACACGCCGATCGACTACCTCGACTTCGCCTCGCCGGTCTCCGGCCTGGGTTCGAAAATGGGCCTGGATGCCACCCACAAGTGGCCGGGCGAAACCACTCGCGAGTGGGGCCGCGTGATCGTCAAGGACGACGCCGTCACCCAGCGGATCGATGCCATCTGGAATCAGTTAGGAATAGATTGA